The Polyangium mundeleinium genome contains the following window.
CCCGCGATCGCGGACGCGTCGTGGTCCGAGTTCTACAAGACCGTCTACGCGGCGACGTTGAGCCCCGAGGGCCTCCTGCCGCGCCGTGAAGGCAGCGCCGAGGGGCGCGGCTACGACTGGTCCGAGGTCGACGCGTCCCTGCGCGCGCGCACGCCCGACGGCGCCGATCCCTTCACCTTCGCGAACCTTTTCCACCAGAAGATCCGCGTCACGCTGGCCCTGCACACGGACGGCAGCAAGTACGTCGCCGAAGACACGATCGAGGCCGAGATCTACGACACGGGCCGCTTCGGATCGCTCTACGCGCGGCTGCTCGAGCGGCTCATCCCGGCCGACACCAGGCTGCAAGCCGACACGCTGGACATCCCGGATCTGCACGTCGGTTACCACCCGTGGTTCCCGGTCCTCACGATCGGGACCGACAAGGCGATGCTCTACCTGCACGCCATCCGGCAGGACCTCGGCGAGCAGCGGCGAAACCTCCCCGATCCCGCGTGGCTCTTGCGGGTGGGCCTCTACCTGGAGCTGCTCACGTGCCTCGGCATCTTCGAGGCGGTGCGGGCCGAGCACCCGGATCTGCTCTCGCCGGCCGAGCGCCAGGTGTTCGAAAAGAGCCCTGTCTTCGCCAAGATCCGCGAGCGGATCGACGTCGCGGCGTGGAGGCGGGTCTGGGCCACGCGCGAGATCGTCCCGCGCACGTCGGACCTGCTCGCCGCGGGGCCCGTGAGCTTCGCGAACCTTCTGCGCAAGCAGAAGGCGACGCTCGCGTTCCTGCACGCGCACCACGAGGACCTCAAGCACGCGATCGCCCTCGCCGGCCCGAACGTCGAGAACGCGCAGGAGACCTGGCACCGCGTCTTCCGCGACGCCGAGCGCGCGGTCCTCAAGAACGGCCTCGCCGCGTTCCCCGAGCTAGGGTGGCTGGACAAACGCACGCGCGACTTCGCCATGTGGCACCAGCGCGGCGTCTTCGGCAGCTACGCGCTGCCCGAGTCGGTGACGGGGGCCTTCGGCGATCAGGACGGCGTCTTCCCCTCGGCGTGCCGGCAGTACCGCCAGTCGATGAACGAGGTCGCGCGGTTCGCCCGCGAGCGTGGTCTCATGGATCACACGGGCGACGAGTGCATCCCGCGCACCGCGAGCCTCTTCGAGGCGTACATGCGCGGCGACAGCTCCCTCGTCGACGCCCTGCAGCGGCGCGACGGCTACGGCGGCGGGCTCGACGCGGCCGAGCCGCTCTCCCTCGGCCCCGAGCCCACGCACGCCGACATTGCGGCGCTCCTCCGGCGTGTGCCGGTCTTCAAGCCGCTGACGGATCGCGAGGTCGAGCGGCTCGCGCAGAAGACACGCCCCGTCGTCTATGGCCCGCACGATCGAGTGGTGCGCGAGGGGGAGCGGGGCTCGTCGCTCTTCGTGCTGGCCTCGGGCACGGTCGAGGTCCTCGTGCGCCAGCAGAGCGGCCAGGACGTCGCCGTCGCCACGCTGGAGCGCG
Protein-coding sequences here:
- a CDS encoding cyclic nucleotide-binding domain-containing protein, which produces MHNPRDFKKLFKRLLLSPVAGMSWEDKLAFVRAYMRELESRKDPMEESAELEPAIEIVPFEAGRRPLDEALGPGLGASEHAGLVSTAAEGAPTDDLCLLYQVKDLYAYVAPFHRTFEVRMSVAFLPHVEGHGAPCPVPGLQGVVLEPRVVSAAAYPFPAIADASWSEFYKTVYAATLSPEGLLPRREGSAEGRGYDWSEVDASLRARTPDGADPFTFANLFHQKIRVTLALHTDGSKYVAEDTIEAEIYDTGRFGSLYARLLERLIPADTRLQADTLDIPDLHVGYHPWFPVLTIGTDKAMLYLHAIRQDLGEQRRNLPDPAWLLRVGLYLELLTCLGIFEAVRAEHPDLLSPAERQVFEKSPVFAKIRERIDVAAWRRVWATREIVPRTSDLLAAGPVSFANLLRKQKATLAFLHAHHEDLKHAIALAGPNVENAQETWHRVFRDAERAVLKNGLAAFPELGWLDKRTRDFAMWHQRGVFGSYALPESVTGAFGDQDGVFPSACRQYRQSMNEVARFARERGLMDHTGDECIPRTASLFEAYMRGDSSLVDALQRRDGYGGGLDAAEPLSLGPEPTHADIAALLRRVPVFKPLTDREVERLAQKTRPVVYGPHDRVVREGERGSSLFVLASGTVEVLVRQQSGQDVAVATLERGAVFGEVALLTGSERIATVRTTCESTLYEISKQALAPIIESRPQLVVELGLLIATRQLDREGRMRQSGTEGVASRIRKFLLG